TCCTGGACGCCGCGCTCGGCAGCGACCGGCTCATCGTAGGTCGCGTTTCTGAGGTCGAAGTGGGCACGTGACTCCTCACCGGCGATGCGTGGAAGAACGTCGAGCGGTCTATGCCAGGCGGCCGGCCTTCTGGACTGTGTCGCCGTCCAGGCGCCGTTGCACCTCGGCGAGCCATTCCGACTCCGCGGCAAACGCGGCCCGCGTATCGGCAAGGCGCCGGTACTCCGCTTCGAGCGACGCCCGTTCCGCCGCGAGCCGGGCCTGTTCGGCGGCGAGATCACGCTGTAAGGCCGCAAGACGGTCGCGCTCCTCGCGCAACCGGGTCTGGGTCTCGGAAAGTCTCGCCTGCTCGTCGCCCGGCCCGGCCACGCTGATGACGCGCTCGCCGGCACTCTGCCCGCGTGCCCGGTTCGCGGCGCCGCCGTGGACGGCGTCGGCCGCCTGCAGCGCGAACGCGCGCATCGTCTCCTCTTCCGGGGCCGAGCAGACGTGGGGGACGTCATAGTAGTACACCACCGCGCCGACGACCCGGCCCCCGCGACTGAGCGGCCAGGTGCAGATCGACCGCAGGCCGGCCCGTTCGAGCCGCTGACGGACGGCATTGCGGTGGGGGAGTTCCTGGACATCGTGAAGGAACCACGGTGTGGGGTTGTGGGTCCGTCCGTTCTTCGGCATGTCCACGCACGT
The genomic region above belongs to bacterium and contains:
- a CDS encoding GAF domain-containing protein; translated protein: MAVGRALIDDIERRATIAAAGGVPAGGCLAAGGPASDGAGAASTQAAAAAVGRALLMATQAPHAAVFLRAPSGVVTCPWSHNLPDAYVRDLITPDGVNPWIHLMKHPELTCVDMPKNGRTHNPTPWFLHDVQELPHRNAVRQRLERAGLRSICTWPLSRGGRVVGAVVYYYDVPHVCSAPEEETMRAFALQAADAVHGGAANRARGQSAGERVISVAGPGDEQARLSETQTRLREERDRLAALQRDLAAEQARLAAERASLEAEYRRLADTRAAFAAESEWLAEVQRRLDGDTVQKAGRLA